Part of the Carassius auratus strain Wakin unplaced genomic scaffold, ASM336829v1 scaf_tig00016870, whole genome shotgun sequence genome is shown below.
TAAAATTTATTTCTGTAAGATTGACCTGCCATGAACCTTAATTGTTACAGGAAAGCTTCCAGTAATTATCAATAAAGTCAAAGATATTCCGAGAATTACTGCTGTGTTTGTTCAATTACTTTTTGGTAAGGTTGGTGGCAATATTGTAGGTACTGTAATAACTAGGTTTGCcagttactattattattatgtttagatTTTTGGGGATAAAACTccaaaatacacaaattaaatattaaaatgtattaattatcatttcattaaaatgtacaaaataaacattaaatgtaatatgcaaGTGTACTACTTCAAAATACAGTTACAACATAAAATTGATATCTGTAAGAGCATGGCACATCTGACCTGCCATAAACCTTAATTTTTACAGGAAAGCTTCCAGTAGTTATCAATAAAGGCAAAGATATTCCGAGAATTACTGCAGTGATCAAGGAAATGTCTCATGATTAAACATATATGGACAGTGATTTATATAAtcgtatatattattatataatctttGAAACAAACGTTGATAGTATGATAGAACACAGTTTACACCACCAGGTGTTACCACACTGTCAGTCACATTCATAAAAACCATACCTGCTTTGTCAcaagaataaaattatattattattattttggaaaaaaaaaaaatcaaaatgagcCCACTTCATTGCCTACATACTATTTCACATTAATAAACTGATCAGTAAGTGAATTGTTATATTGATTTTTGGGAAGGTTATTAAAttttatgggggaaaaaaatccaaaatgcacaaattaagtattaaatttatttattaacatttcattaaaatgtacaaaataaacattaaatgcattGCACAAGTGTAGGTCTGGGACTTGTCATTTATATGGATCATTTGGTGTTCATTTATAACCTGTGGGTATGATGTCAGTTTCATTTTCAAGTGTTAAGTAGTTGGTGCATGACGTTTGCAGTTCTGAGTCAGCTTGATGAACACTTCTCCACAGAGGGTCACTTCTTTTTAGTATACTAGGAAGAAAACAATCATTTAATTCAGAAGAAATGTCAACAATGACTACTGGTATTTTCCTAGGTGCCAAAGAAAgttactttatttaatatccaGTCAGCATCAGATATGGCTCTTTGAATGATCATCTGAATCCTTTCTGCATCATCTTCATCCGCATGACTGTTATAGCTctgaaagacaaaaacacattcacaccTGACAGCAGGACAGGTGATTTGAAGACTATTTCTGCAGTTACAGTTTTCACATTGACGCCAGTATTTGAGGTCTATAAAGTACCTGTCTGATGGCGTGTTGGTAGTGTTTCTGCATGGCTGCTGTTGGCAGGAGTTTGCAGCAGCGCAGCAGATAGCGGTAGAGCTGCAGCGGCGTGCGGACCACAGCAGGAGACATGAGACTTTACTGTACGCCCTCACTTTCTCTGAAAGCCTGAATTTTTAAACTTTGATTGCGAAGTCTAAATGCTACAATAATATTGAGTATATCTGGGAAAGTTCGAGTTGTAAATCCATAATAAGATGTATAAAAACCCGTCACATGCACATAATTTGAGTTGTGAAGGTGAAGGATAACAACAGGGGAATTACTTCCTGATTTGAGCACtaagctaaatgttttatttcagaatAAAAGTCCTTGCTCTGCTGTGTAATTGTAGTACATCATTATAGTCTGTTCAGTGAAATAATGCTGCAATTATTCacaaatatcacaatattataaaCTCAAGCACAaatgcaaagataaaaaaaaaagattgttctggcatattacaaaaatatatttgcatgaaATGTTTTCTTTGAACGACATAATTCACAATCTAACAAGATGTTTGAAACCAACATAAAACAATCACTTCTATGTTATTCATTGCTTAAATGTAAGGTTTACAGTGCATTACCAAGACAAGGAACTTCATTTACTTTAAATGCagaacttatgtttatgttatgatAGTATTCTCATTGTGGTTGgttatataaaacaatttctCAATAGCCATAttggaatagaaaaaaaaagaggaaaaagaaaaccATTAGGTAATTGATGAAAACACATGATAGATCTTCCCATAtgatcattttgtttttcatttaaggTCAGAGCCTGCAACCTTGTGCAAGCATGCGTAAGATCGTTCAAGATAATGTCATCCTGGAAATTTATTGTCAGTTTTACAATgctacattaataattcataaaaaaaaaaaaaaaatgaagatggatttttttttttgaaactctTGCTTTCAGTCTGCTGTAGCCTAACTCATGACCATGCCAGAGACcaacaaattacaaaatattttgataCACTGCTcctctcattattattattattatttaaaattaaataaataaaatatatttatcttgTAAATTCAGCGTAGTTAAGTTAGGAcacagctgacaaaaaaaaaaaaacaaaaaaaaaaaaaaacacacacatttgtatttaCTTAAAGTGTATATTAATCAAGTGTATTTGAACTTTAAATCAAATGAAAGGTGCTGAGAAGCAGTTGTTGTCTGCATGCCGAATCACCAGACTGTCCAGATGGCGGCCCACAATCCCCTCATTTTACCTGGAGACACCAGTGAAAGCGCTCATTGTTTAAGAAGGAAAAGCCCCAGCAGCATCAAAGTCATtcttatggtgtgtgtgtgtgtatgtgctcacATGAAGAATTCCCCACTCATCAGCGATAACATGTGTGAGCTTTCAAGATATTAAACCAAAAAGTCAACCACATCTCATAAGAAGACATTATACTCCTGACCTTAAAACAAAAGACGGGTCTGTTAGACTGCTTTTGTCATACTGTGTGGGTTCATACAGGTGACAGAATGTTTTTTGTTGATAAAATACTCAACAAACTctccaaaaatgtaataaacaacaGCCTAGTAAAAGTAGTCATTGTTTATTAATTCCTCGCATCTTCAAACTGTGCCTAATACTGTGTAACTTCATCTTATCATATCATTGCTGTTGTGTTTGGCATTAGCAGGTATAAATCTCGGACATTAGATCTTCATTGAGCTGACCTACTTCGATCACAAATTCCTTGGTAAAGGAATCCAGCAGTATTGGATTTACAGTTTTGTCTATGAAAATATTACTAATGTTTCACGATTGCTATTACACAACGTAAactataacataaaaaataaagtaaaatgcatAAATCACAGTTGTCCTGATCAaagattttaataaaatcaaagtAACTTGAAAGAGGTGTAAACCCTTAAAATGAGCTAAACTTTCTGGAACATTCCGCCAGTTGGCAGGATTTGCCAACTTCCTGGTCTGTTTTTTATTCTTCCATGATCACATTTAGACGTCTTGATTAGATCTTCATGCTCATGTCTATTTGGAGCAACATGTTTCTTCCTCTGACATCTTAACAAAACCTGGCTAGATTACAAGAATGCTGCACGAAAAACACATTAtaagttgctttttttttgtttatgtgaaTGTAAGAAAAAGTAATTTCCAACAatacagaacattttttttatctcactattgttttatttttattttttagaaatcatattaatttatttttacaaaagtgaACATAtggtttaatattaaataattccaGTACTTTGGTTTGAgaacatgcaattttttttaagaacagttaCATAAATTCCTTAAAGTTTCTCCTCTAATCTACTCAATCTAATCTACTGTGGTTCTCAACATTTTGGACTCATTTTTCTACAATAATCTTTATGATTTTCCAATTGTTCATGGTTTAACCATTAGGGATTAGGATTTTCAAGAatatttttactcacaatttctgaTAAAACTGTTTAGAGCTTAGCATAGCTACGAAaagttatataaaacataaaaagtggGAACCCTGGTTCCTGAAAGAGACAAATAGTTGTTGAGAGGTTGAGCTAAAGTAACAagcatcttaattttttttaagttttcagtcattcagttattttcagtttcagttattttaaatcatctgGAGGCaacctggttgagaaccactgtttaaagtactgtaccttttttttctgtgtccTCAATTTCATCCTCCTGCCTTCATCCTCTAGGAAGTGAAATCATTTATTAAAGGATAAAACGCACCTCAAACATAAGTATTAGCAAGATTAATTGGTTTGTTTTATCGCACtttcataaaatggttaatctaaAAACGAACTTTAATTTGGCACTTTCATCTAAGCTAACATCCCGTCTCTCACTGATTAATACTTAACTTTAAGTGTATCCTCATTCTTACCAtactgacattatatatatatatatatatatatatatatatagaagcatTAAAAAGATTTTAGAATGCAGTGGTAATAAATCCAGGTGTATGTAAAATAAGGAAAGAAGcaacacactttttttaaatgtcaacattTAATGAGCTTCACCACTGTACTTCAAATCTACACTCTGAAAAGAGACCGGTGATTTTTCAAAACACAGAACACATCCACAGAGTCCTTCCGGTCCCTAAGAATCACCCCCTCTGCTTTCAGGGCAGCGAAtgcaaattttacattttacaatatagtcATATATGTCAAATACCATTAACTCGAAGTATAAACTTCAAGCTTCCTTATTAAAAACTTGACAGCAAGTGCAGTACCTTCCCCGTTTGGCCCAATCGAGGTTGCGTGTTAGTCTCTTCTCACAGGCTCCGATTGAATCTGCATGTTCTCTTAGGTACGTCCGCTTCTTATGCCCTAACATATGTATGTTTATCTCATCCGACGCTCTCGGTGAAGGATACCGTGTTAATCATCGTGGGTATGCTGTGTGATCTAACAGTCAGAGAACACTGGGGTGAGAACATGGTACTCTGTACAAGGATGTGATGATGGGAACCACCTCCAACCAATCGCAACTTTAATGACTTTGATTTCTTTATACAGGGTTTGATAGGAATATAAAAGTCGGAAGGGACATTCAAGTTTTAAATctccacataaaaataaaagcgtGGAGGTAAACAACCAAGTCATTGAGCTCGAGAGGTAGAGACCAACAATGTGAAtccattatatacatatacacaaacagTTCAGTGTTTCTTTaaaggaaattaataataataataatattaataataataattataataattaaaaaagggcTCTACTTCAATACTCATATCCAAAGCTCTGCAGCACACAAGACACAATTAACATaattgtttatgtgttttttgtttgtttttgtacttataCTGATTTTGATCATTT
Proteins encoded:
- the LOC113075351 gene encoding LYR motif-containing protein 9, translating into MSPAVVRTPLQLYRYLLRCCKLLPTAAMQKHYQHAIRQSYNSHADEDDAERIQMIIQRAISDADWILNKYTKKK